The Buteo buteo chromosome 23, bButBut1.hap1.1, whole genome shotgun sequence genome contains the following window.
TTTACTAGTGTAATACCCCCAAAGTATCACCAGTTTAATATCATAACAGTATGGCAAAGAGGTACTCCAGGaaaattggttttatttaaaaacacctAAAAGCCACAGTTGTCCAGAGTTTGCTGTGCCGCCTCACAGGAACCTCCCCGGCGGCAGCACCGCCAGTTTCAGGCAGGGGGAGATGGACGAGCAACAGAGCCCAAACTGCAGCCAGCCACAGTTGCTCATTAGCTATTGTACTCCTAAGaaatttgctttcctctgaCATTTCAGAGCGTACATTAAAGCTTCAGTTTCCACATGAATACAGACGCCCAGCTGTCACCACCTGGACTGTTTCTGGCTAGGCAGCCTCGGTCCACACACAGTCCTGACTCCAAACATTTTCTTAAGCAATTTgcacatcttaaaaataaaatcctttatTGATAATATGAATGTTTAACATGTTTAATGCCATCAGCTATAAAAATGATTAAAGACTTCAGCTTGATACATTTGGCTTTACAAATTTACAAGTGTTAATGAATTAATACTAGTGTATACATTTTGCACTTCATTATACTCCATTAGCCAGTGACAAACTCTGCAACAATGTCTGCTTATAACAGATGTGAGTTATAGAAGAAATACTTAGTTGCTTCCACACAGAATCTACATCAACAGTTAAATACTAACTCTAAATGTCTTACTGAATCAGTTGGATCCATTTTAATATCTTGTGCTTAGTTTCTCTCAGAAGATAGGCTACTagcaaaaatacattcttttgcATACCCCCTTCCCATATtatattttagaagaaacaaGTACTCAGTGCATTTCCCTAATAGACTTCATCATAGTATATCTCCCTCTATAGAGCTATTGATAAAGAAAGGGGATAATACCATTTAGAttaatgcaaaagcaaagaaacacgTTAAAGCAGTGTATACAAAAGCCTCACTTTTGAATTGGATACCTGGGCCAAAAATCCATCTGCCCATCAGTTTTTACAAATACTCtcatcaagaggaaaaaatctgctgtggatacttaaaagtttaaaaagtaataaatgtgCTTCCAAAGAAGTCACTGCCCATTTATCTCTAGGCTGTCTCTGTCTCCCTACTGTTAGTACACAGCCTGTTCCACCGGATTAGGAACAATAGCACATAATACCACAATTTAAAAGGCTGCTGAAAGGTCTGTAAAAACCTCTTGTTCTAGTCTAAATACCTGCCATGGCTGTGCAGGAGCAAACAGCCGGGTCACTTCAGACAACAGCCACTTCAAAGCAGCACAAGAGCTCTGATGTCCTATAAAACCAGACTCAAAGCTAGAAGGAACCTATCAGGTCATGTACAGTAGTGCATCCTCCCAGTTGCCGCAGGGATCCTTCCTACAATAAAGGTGGATGTATTTTGTCtaattaaatattgaaaaatgaCAAAGGAGAAAGCGTCTCTGGCAGTGGGAAGCTGTGCTCTGCGTAAATGTGACACTGCTGCAGAGGGAAATGCTGAACATCGACTGACACCGAGCAGCAAGTCCAGTTTCTAAATTTAGGATCAGTTCGCACACAACACCTGAGATAATTAACTCAGGGTTGTGCTCTCAGCCTCTGCCACTGTTCTGTGGTGTGTTTGTCTTCTATTTCTCTCCACAGTGACTCAGAAAACCAACCGCGCTGTGCTGCTGAACGATGGGCACCACACGCAGCACGACTGCAGCGAGGACTACACTTCTTACAGCAAACATTTCTGCACAGAAGTCAGTTGCTTCTCCCCTCTTGAgcccaaataatttttcacacaTGTGATTTGCCTCAAACTTAGGCAACTCCTCACCAAGTGATGTTTTTAACCTCAGTGAATTCccacattttcttcatattagGCAGAACATCAAGAACAGATAAAGACTTTCCTAATACATTGTGTATTCAGTATGTATGTGCATGAAACTActtacacacatacatatgtactCAATTACACAACAGTGATGATTTGGTTCCGTATTTGCAGCCAAGGAAAGCCAGCAAGATCCCATAGCTAACTAGTGGGTAAAATCCAGGTCAGCCAGACACACAACTGATAGAGATGACAAACAAAattattgcttttgttttatgttagtgttgcaaaaaaaacctgtatcaTATGGactagtgatttttttcaagtaatagCGAGATCTTTGTCAAGTAATAGCAAGATCCTTTTCTCAGAAGTTCTACACACAACAGTAGAATGCTTGAAGAGCTTGAAAATTCAAGGTGACGCACCAGAAACCAGAGTTTAGCCATTTAAAGCACACAGGCATCTCTGCAGAATGTGttacaggaaagcaaaaagaactACATGGACAATGAATACCGACAGAAAAGTAATCTGGATCGTATTACAGCTAAATTTTACCTCAAGAAACTTATGTGTGCTTCCTCAAATAGCTAGGAGCAATGTCCTAAAGGATAAAGTCTGGCTGGCTGCGTCAGTCTGGTGGTCACCTTACAGAATTTGTAAGCACATTTGCTAACTTATTTtagcaaatggaaagaattaaaaacagtgTTGATTTCAACATTCAGGACTCACAGAAGAATTTGTCTCTGCAGCTAGATGGTCCCCCTCCTCACCTTTTTCAGAGAATCACATTCATATTGCAGGCTTAGTTCAGGcactttttataaaatgttcatCTGGAGTAAAAAGTCTGCAAAAGTTATTTCTGCATAATTTAAAAGTAGCATTTCAGTCCCATTAGAGTTTGATAGTTAGGTCCCACCACACGATTATGGTTCTTGTTATCTCTAATGATTTGACTGTTGCCATGAGACATTTTGAGGCTACTGTATAGCTGTAGTTAAGGTTTcttcataaacaaaaatattttcctacctattcaaaaaagaaaaaaatatactaaaTGCTTTATACAGACAGAATCTGCTACTATGGAAATAAATAACATGGAGTGGAAAAACAGTGTCTTAGCTCTAGGATGCTAAGCCATGGAATGTCACATTCACATTTTCTGGAGACTAGCTGCTAGTTGGCAGGAGTATCTCAATGTCTTTGCCATTTGACACTACAGTATTGTTAGAGCAGCTACTTGCCACGTCCATGGGGGCACCCAGAGAGGATGCCTGGGAAGAGGTTTTGGTTAGTGGAGTAGGAGCAGCAGGTGACTGAGCGAGGCCAGGTTTCTTTGGAGGAATGGGTGGAGGGTTCCCTCTTTCTGCTCTAGGAATGGTTGGTGACTTAATTCCAGGAGACAGTGGGCTTAGTGGACTGGAAACCTTGCCAGGGCTTGGAGAGTGACCAGATTCATTTTTGGGGCTCACAGCATTTGCCAGATTTCGATAGTCCGTGCCAAAAGGTGAGCTGTTAGGGGAGACAGGTTTAATAGGCCCCTGCTGGCTGGTAAATCTGGAAAGGACCTGAGTGACCGTATTGCGGGCCAACTGCTTGGCAGCAGAGTTATCTGCTAGAGTAGGAGACAAATCCCGTGACGGTGGGCTCTGCAGACCACTTGACTGATGGTCCTGTTCAGCTTGAGACTGAAACTTGTGCCGAGCTGCATGGAAACGTTGATTGATCCCCACCTGGTAGGATGACTGGTAACCGGGGCTGCTGGCTGAAGCTCCCACTAAGCGTTTAGTCAGAActggtgaggagcagggagaaggtGTTAGAGAGGAGGCAGCTGTGCCGCTGGGAGACAGGGAGACCCCACTAGAAGGGAGCTGGGACATCAGATGCACAGGGGACTCCGTTCTTACAGGAGAACTTCCATTCTCAACTGCATTTTCCGAGGCTGCACCAGctgatttctctttttgaaCTTGGTTCTCTGCTGCATTTGTCTGCAGTAGCTCACTACCCATCTGCACGTCTGTATCACAATGACCATTGGATTTTGCATAGGAATGAGTAGGTGTAGTAGGGCTGGGAAACATGGTGTGTACAGCTTTGCTTGTGCTGGCAGGATTTGCTCGGTCTGCCTGCAGACACTCTGTCTGGCAAGACACAGACTTCACTGTGGGACCGTCAGTTGCAACACCTCTGGACATCACCGAGGGGCTTGGCTGCAAAGGCTCAGTAGGACTGTGCTCCTGGCAAGAAGCCTCCAGCTCTTTCAGGGCTTTCTTCAGACATTCTACCTCTTCTTTGAGTGCTTTTGTAcggttttcttctctgttcagCTTGGCTTTCAGCTGTTCTCTTTCAATGTCAAACTCTGAGAGCTGCTTTTCTACTTGTGCTTCCATCTGTAAACCCCGCTTCCTCTTGGATGCCAGCTCCTCTTCCAGTTTACTCACCTtactcttctctttttccaatTTCAAGCTCAATTCTGCTGTCTTCTGCccttcttcagctgctttggCAGTGGCTTTCTTGCACTCCACTACAAGCATGGAAGACAGTTGCTTGTGGCGTGCCCTTTCCTCCTCCAACTGGCTTGACAgcttcttctgttctttttcaaattttttcacTTGGGATTTTTCAAACTCCAACTGGAAGATAAGAACAAAAATGACTGTAAATGAACCACAACACCTCCTGAAAGTAAATTAAGTATAATGCCCCCAAAGGGAATAGGGTTACTATGTATCTTGGAGAAATTACACCGTAAAAGATGGCAATGGCCAAGAACAAAGCTCTTGCCCCAGATATCTGCAAGACAGTCTTGTATGACTCAAGTTGCACGTATTAAGAATTAATACTTACTAGTAGTTTTATCATGTATGAAATTCAATTGATGTTTAGTGAGATATACACCCAGCCTGCCACGCACTGATTGAACAAGCGATCTGGAGCAAAGCTTCCTTCCACTTCATTTACTACTTTGTTGGTTTGCCTTTTAAAGGCATTTAGACTTTAAAATGCTGATGTGTTATGTATGTTTAATAAAGTCTACAGTGCTTGAGTAACAGAAAACAGTTGCTTAAATATTGATTATCACCTCTGAATAATGCTCCCAGGAGATCTTTCATGCcttattctgtattttgagtACTAGAGAGCCCTATCATTTGTAATTGCAGCCCTGTTCTTGAGAACTTCTCCAATTTTGGGCTGAAGCAGGACTTCAAAGCATTTGATTGCCTATTAATAGCTTTTAGCACTGCTCAGCTACCAAAACAGACCAACAAATTAAGGTTGTTTTTCATATCTAAATGATAAAAGCTAGGCGTGCCTTACAGAGGAGGGAGGTCCCCACTACTCTTTCAACAGGAAGGCGCAATTAGACATCACTACCGAGTTCACCACCCAGGAGCCCAGGGTTTCCGTGGGTTGGGTAACTACCAGCTACCAAAGCATACCTGCTGGGTGAGCCGCTCCCGCTCCTTCTCCAGCATGTAGGTGACATCATCCCCCTCCGCCGTGTCCTGGGCGTGCCGCtgtctctcctcctccaggtccAGTATCACCTGCCAAACAAACAACCATCACTTTGATGCCCAGGCACACCTACaagcagggagagatcactGCCTTTGCACTTGGTCCAAAGCCAAATGACGCAGGAGGGCAACCCCTGCAGCCTCAGACATCCGAAttcaactaaaaaaaagaaaaaaaaaatcacataaaagTAGCTTTTGGACAAGTTACATTACTACATTATTATTTGGTATAGTTGAGTCAGTTTGCAAAAGAAGTTAGGGAAACCTCACACTGGATGCATCTTCATTTTACTATTAAATAGCTAAATTGCATGCTTTTCTTCCAGACTGCAGAATAGCCTTCAGAAGTTCACGTTATCCGTCCTTGGTTGCATGGTGCCCTCATCAGAATTTCCTGGCAGGACCATTAATATAAAccccagcaggagcagaggcacTGCCCCAGAGACTGCACATCCAGGAGACACGGGGCACTAACAGCAAAATGATCCTTGCTACGGCTTCAGCAGTAATTCACATACAGGCTTCTCCCCCAGTTTCTTACAGGGATTTAAGGACTGCAGTGCgaagtttattttaaagaacattaaTTTGTTCTTCCACTTAAGAACAAGATGAGCTCTTGAAATGAAACTGCTTGCCACAAGGACCCAGTTAAGGAGCTCCTTCAGCTTTAACGCTGAATTACATGAATAATTGAAATTCTATTAACtcaaaaaaaagccagaataCAAACTTCCCAAGAGACTCTGCTGTATCTCACCACCAAAACTCTGGGCTCTCCAACACATGCTCACCATGAATTTAGCAGCTCCTCAGTCTTCCTGAAATTTAAGCTTCCAAACAATGCTTAACTATCTTTAAGTACACAAGgaacatttttacagaaggagacAGGAAGGACAgatgagaaggggaaaaaagataatCTGATTTTAATAGCATGATTTAGCTAGATACTTGgctgaaaactgaaacacaCAGCCTTGCTGTTACTTTGAGTGACTTGGAGGACAAACCAAAAGCTGAAGATACTTCCAGCTGCCCACCCTAAGCACAATGTCTGTGATGTAAAAGTCAAGCTGGCTGGTTGCTTATGTCATAGTAAGCAACTATGTAAGTCTGTCTGCAACAGAAATGCTTCAGATTATTCACAGACTGAAAGGAACTTGCTCTATCTTATCCCCATCAAAACAGATTATGGGAAAATAAACTAACCCACATGCTGATGAGCAATGAAACAGATGTTTCAACTTCAAACCTTTTGATTAGAAACAGAATGTGACTACTTGTATTTGAGATCTTTGTACATGATTTAGTAAGTTTTAATCAAAGCAAGAGTGACATACCTGAAAAAATACAGGATGGTATTGGCCCAGGCACTAGCCAAAAGTACACCTAGAACTGACATTGTAAAAGATAGCTTCTAGACATCAGTGTAACAGCATCACCTTGCAGTCTGCCACTGAcacaagtaaaagcaaaaatcccagctaatttttttaagatagaaAAGAAGTATGTGAAAACATTAAGATACAGTGCTGCAATGCAGGTGACTGCAGGGATGCTCCAGAGAGCTCCTCCCAGTCACAGCTTCCAGTGATGGACCCTTGGGCAATTAGTCTCTGCCCTGACTACACAGCAGGGACAAATACTTTAATCATTTTGACCTGTTTAAATTTACTGCAGGACAAAACAAATGTGTAaacgtgttttttttttaaaagctaactAGCTACATAAAGGGAATATGTTGTAGCAATACTCCAAGAAGCAGAGTTCTGTGGATTCTTGCTTTCAGATTTGTCCACAGCTTTATACTCCTCTAGTAAACTACAGCATGCCAGGGAGCAAACCTCTGTGGAAGTACAGTCTGACACATGGACCAAGCACCTCATTGGTGTCAATATATATTAAAGCTATATATGAACAATAATAGGTGCTTTATTAAAGAGGCCAAATAGCATGAAAAAGTTTTGGTCATGTCATACTTTAAGAAAGCACAGGGAAGTGCACTCCCTTAAGTACCTGGTACCAGCTCTTCAACAATCACTCAGAACAAGTCACAAGCAGAATAGTGATATGTCTGCTTGAGAAGTCTGCTGAGAATTCAATCTTTCAGAAATCCCTTCTTACATTTTGGTAAGCACTATACCTCCCAGCTGTGAATAAGCTAGTTCCGTTTTTGTGTGTCCTAACAAAAACACCTTGCATATATTTCAAATTTTGGAATTACAGTAAGCTTACCAGCTGCGTCGTACTGAATGAGAAGTTTAAACAAAGGTGCAAAGCCCTTTCAGTTGCCAAAACTCAAGGCATTTAAGTGTTTTTGCCGAAGTTAACATATTATCAAAACGCAACTATTTACTTCTGCACAGCTTATTTGAAGCAAAACTTACCTTTCTGtgcctgctttctgcagcagcgAGTTGGGATAACATTCTTTCCTGCATGTTCTTGCAATGTTTCATTACCACTTTCAAAATAGATAACGGATTGGAGCATACTGGTTGCTTTTCACCATGATTCCCCTCTTTCAGGGTCTCAAAATCTCTCTGCAAAGCCATTAATGGATCACTGATGTTGTACTTCCCATAGCGCTCTTCAATGAATGTGTCTCTATGCTGGGCCTGCAATACAAGAATGACTTTGCATTTCAACATACTTAACATAGAAAACTAGCTAAAGAAGAAAGTACTTGGTAGTTAATATTCCTCTTCTCCAGTTTTCCACTTAGCAATAGAGATCTTAACACAGTCCGATTCATAACCTGTTACCTGCTACAAGAGTAAGAGTATTCAGACAGGAAAACACACAAGTGCATCATGTTAAAGGTCTTTGGTTAACAGACAAGAAAGAGACAGTAATTCAAAAGACAAACTGGTCAAGTGATCTACCTGCTGGACAGCAGTGCAGTCCATGCTACCCGTGTGACCTCCAAAGCCCATCTGCTCTGGACCTTGCCATTTCTGATCAGGCCAGCAACAAGAGGACAAACACCCTGTTTTTCACATACTAAGTGCACCTGCTACTCCTCTAGTGGCAGACTCTGATCAAGTAAGTTAAGACTATGAAAAGTTAAGCGTATGGTGAAGACAATAAACCTTCTATCACCAGAAGGGATTTTTGAACTGTAAGGTTTAAACTAGGCTCCCAGCTAATAAAAATCCTCgtgaatacatttaaaatgggCAAAAGTTGATGGTCTCCCACTAATAAAGACAATAAGATCTAGATGGACCAAGTATATGCAAGTCAGCCTGCGAGAGCTGGGCTCACTCAGCACTGCCAGCTGGATGTCCCCCCTGCTTCACAACTGCTCCTAAAAGCCACCTGCTCTCCAGGTAAGATACTTGGGTCCtgaaaaaatttgcaaaaaacACTTGCATTTCCACAGCTGGAACACATGCAAATGCATACTATTCACAGGCAGTCTGAGGTAAGTATGTAGGAGGTTATATAAAACAGGTGCTCAATTAATTTCTCACTGTCCCTCCAGCTGAACAGTGTCTTTTAACCAAGTGGTCCCAAACAAactagaaacaaacaaaagtcttGCTTAAAAACACAGCATCTCCACAATATATTCAGCCTACCAACATCCTCATACCACAGCTACCTGCTATCTATGTCCATGACTTACATTCCACAACTgtgtgaaaggaaagaaggcaagTCTCAATTCTTGCTCAACAAAAGATTTAATCATTTACTGTTGTACCAGTGGCAGAGCAGTTGTGTGGTTTCCTTGACTATGTCACCATCAACTAATTTCAAGTTGAACTTGAAGTTTTATTCTCGCAGTAGCCTGTAAATCCATAAATTGTTAATAAAATCCTTAACGTTCTCATCCAGACTAAACAAAATTTAGTTTCTCAAGAAGCAATATAGGAATGATTAGGTTTCTTTTGCTGACATGTAAGAATTGAGGAAACTCACAGGTAACTAGGCTTTACATTTACAACATTTACAATCAGCCGTTCCAGGGGAAGTCTGTTTGTTAGGATACCAATAGCCTTATCCTACTGAATGACTACTGTGAAgttctaaaaaacaaaacaaaatttcataaACATACAGATACTAAAATATTATCTACATGTTTACCACCACGATAAGAAACCATATGAAAACAGACATCCATGCAATAGAAGATGTAAGAGGGAAAACAGACCTAGATTCAAAAGAGCCCTCAGAGCTGATCTATCTTGCCTCCAAGAAATTTAATCATTGATTTCAACTGAAACGGTTACAGGCTAAATGCTATCCATTTGTGGAAACCTGTGACTGTCTTTCATTCCAGCGTGCATCACTGACAGCACAATCCCATGCACAGCAGAGCTGATGCACCCTGCCAAGAAAGAATACTTTCCAAATCTGAGGTTTAAATCTGATTCTTCTTGATTCATTATAGTCATGGTACCCAGTCCTTACGAGGTAATCATACCTTTACTTTTCTAGAGCATATAAATGATTATGTACTGTTCTGCATCAGCACGTTCTTAGTCAGGCCATACAGAAAGATGTGGGCTTTCCTCTGCACCAGTTGCCAACATCTTTCTCTGAAATGCAAGAGCGAGCCCCAGTACCTTTAACCAAAGTGTGCTATCACCTTTAAAAGCAGTTGACTTTAAAGCATACGCTAGCATGTTTAACCAGCAAAGCACTGTGTGACCTGCAGAGGGGAGTTACGATACTAGCTGCACTCTTCTTGACAGAGCACACACATGACATATTTTTGCCTCGAGAGACTGCTCCAAACAAATGCTGCCTGCACGTTATCAGGTGTGCTTCGGCTTTCTGTGGATGCACTGCTCACATCTGGGTATCCTTACAAGCATGAACAGAAAGTAAGCCATTCCAAATTAAACACGGCAGCTTTTCAGAGTTGGTGAAGGGCACTTAGCACAAGCGCCAGAAAGCCCCGACTCTGCTGATGCTGTGAAATGGCATTCAGCTGTCGCAGGGTGGAAAACAAGCTATCTGCTTTGAATACAGAGCGAAACTGCGCCAGCCTCGCTGCACGCTTCTTCAGAAACCCCTTCAGCTAACAAGAATGGCAAACTATCCATGGCAAACTGTTACCCATTTCTCATGGGATTGCTTGAGGACATCTTTTAGATAGGAAAGACTGAGTCTGACTAAAACGAGAAGACAACTTAGAAGCCAGTATTTTTTGGAATGGCTGTCTTCGGATGTCCCAGTaaactgcactgaaaatgcaaacacttCCCTCGAGCGTACAAGAGCAACAGTGATGCTCTAGACACCAGCCCACACACCAGTTGGTACAGATGTACcgaaacagaaaagcaaactgctGTAGCTGAGCTGTATAGGTCAGCGGACAGACATAAACAATAAAGCTTTGCTTTACTCAGATAGCTGATGAGATTTGCTGGTCCTGCCTACTTTCTAAGATGGAACCACGTGATTAGcacgaaaaaaattaataagagTCAATCTCTGCTCTCAAAGGGAGAACTGTATGCATTACCTTGACAGGAGGCATAAATACCCCCAAACgaaatacttttctttccatatctCCTCTGTGACCAAACCCAATTAAGGACATTGATCCCATGATACTGGTTTAGAGTTGTATTTTAACCCTTGCAGTAAAAGAGAGGAACAGCTCACACTCACAAATATCCCTCCCTCTTTATCAGTAATATTTACCAGGAATGGTGGATACCTTTGATCAGAGCTTAAGATACTGTTctaactttggaaaaaaaaaaaggcagaggaaggaaaagatcaGACCTGGAAATGGGAGGGCCACCCTGGATAATGAGCCACCCCTGGTTTAATGAATCACAGGAAAAactacaggcttttttttttttttgaggggcaGGAAATCTTCAGTTATTCTGAAGAATTTATAAAAATGACTCAACCAAACCTCACTATAAGTGTATAGGGAATTTCTAAGTGACTCAAGtattaaaaagtctgtaaaTACAAATTGGGATATTCATCCAGCTGGCCTAACTGCTTTGACAGATGAGCTGCTCTTCCCTTAAACCCAACCCACCCCAGTGCCGGTCACTCTACAGCCACACAGAAACATGGGAGAAACCCTGCAGAAGGGCACCAGTGTTTTAACAGCGTAAGCAAACGTGGGGACATttgaaaagttttcttctgcGCAAGTTCTTTCTAATAAAAGCTTAAAGAACCGTGATTAAGGTCACATGCGCTACACACAACCTCTGATGTTTTGCAATATTGAAGGTGTAATGAAAGCCGtgtttctcctctgctccctgcagcatcAGGCTCTGAACTCTGTTGAATTTAGTGGGGTGGTTTATTTCCTGTCTGGGAAAGAACAAGAAGTTCTTCCTTGCTACTTTGAGCAATTAAGTATTTTCCTGAACTAGCATGACAAACAGATGAGACTATCATAACATTAATAGCTTTCAGAAGTCCAGCTATTCTTCTTTAGTAGCCAGCAGAGcataaacatttaattaaagttGTCTAGACTAGGAAAAGTCTTAAACAGGTCATCCTACACTGACCACATCTAGTTTACAGAAACAAATCCAGTGCTTTGGCATTTGGGCCACCATGCACTTGGGAATGCAAATACGGCTTTTTCAGTCTGCTGCCCGTGACATCCTCTGTTCTACGGGTCCCACTGAGCAGCCGCCTCTGTCGCTAAAATAAATCGGGACAGCTCTCCTAAAATTAAGTCACAGTGCCATAATCTACACAGGTTATTTTATACAGGTATTGAACTGTCACATACATGAGTGACTCCTCTGATGGCTTATGTTCCTCACCGAGGCAACTCTTCAACTCAACTTCTTCTACTAACGCTGGAGGTCACGTATAAACATCTCCAACAATTTTGTCCTGTCTGAACTGGAATTCAGtcttaaatacagtatttgttaaactttcaaaacagaagcagcttgaTGGTGTAAGAGAAATATTCTACTAATGAACCCAAAGTGGAAAAATCAACTTAGATCTCAGATCCCAGTATCAACCTATTAAAACACATAAATCCACAGGAAATCAAGCTTcaataataaggaaaaaaggttaCAAAAAGCATTGTTAATTTAGGAGTGGAAAATTTAATCTGGAAAAACCAGAGATGACACACATACTTCCAATAACATCAATTGCACTTTGAAAGAAGACGCAATCTTCTGCAATTAGAAG
Protein-coding sequences here:
- the CTTNBP2NL gene encoding CTTNBP2 N-terminal-like protein isoform X2, encoding MNLEKLSKPELLTLFSILEGELEARDLVIEALKAQHRDTFIEERYGKYNISDPLMALQRDFETLKEGNHGEKQPVCSNPLSILKVVMKHCKNMQERMLSQLAAAESRHRKVILDLEEERQRHAQDTAEGDDVTYMLEKERERLTQQLEFEKSQVKKFEKEQKKLSSQLEEERARHKQLSSMLVVECKKATAKAAEEGQKTAELSLKLEKEKSKVSKLEEELASKRKRGLQMEAQVEKQLSEFDIEREQLKAKLNREENRTKALKEEVECLKKALKELEASCQEHSPTEPLQPSPSVMSRGVATDGPTVKSVSCQTECLQADRANPASTSKAVHTMFPSPTTPTHSYAKSNGHCDTDVQMGSELLQTNAAENQVQKEKSAGAASENAVENGSSPVRTESPVHLMSQLPSSGVSLSPSGTAASSLTPSPCSSPVLTKRLVGASASSPGYQSSYQVGINQRFHAARHKFQSQAEQDHQSSGLQSPPSRDLSPTLADNSAAKQLARNTVTQVLSRFTSQQGPIKPVSPNSSPFGTDYRNLANAVSPKNESGHSPSPGKVSSPLSPLSPGIKSPTIPRAERGNPPPIPPKKPGLAQSPAAPTPLTKTSSQASSLGAPMDVASSCSNNTVVSNGKDIEILLPTSS
- the CTTNBP2NL gene encoding CTTNBP2 N-terminal-like protein isoform X1, with the translated sequence MFALCIVPFPPRAICSPKNWKLKVFRMNLEKLSKPELLTLFSILEGELEARDLVIEALKAQHRDTFIEERYGKYNISDPLMALQRDFETLKEGNHGEKQPVCSNPLSILKVVMKHCKNMQERMLSQLAAAESRHRKVILDLEEERQRHAQDTAEGDDVTYMLEKERERLTQQLEFEKSQVKKFEKEQKKLSSQLEEERARHKQLSSMLVVECKKATAKAAEEGQKTAELSLKLEKEKSKVSKLEEELASKRKRGLQMEAQVEKQLSEFDIEREQLKAKLNREENRTKALKEEVECLKKALKELEASCQEHSPTEPLQPSPSVMSRGVATDGPTVKSVSCQTECLQADRANPASTSKAVHTMFPSPTTPTHSYAKSNGHCDTDVQMGSELLQTNAAENQVQKEKSAGAASENAVENGSSPVRTESPVHLMSQLPSSGVSLSPSGTAASSLTPSPCSSPVLTKRLVGASASSPGYQSSYQVGINQRFHAARHKFQSQAEQDHQSSGLQSPPSRDLSPTLADNSAAKQLARNTVTQVLSRFTSQQGPIKPVSPNSSPFGTDYRNLANAVSPKNESGHSPSPGKVSSPLSPLSPGIKSPTIPRAERGNPPPIPPKKPGLAQSPAAPTPLTKTSSQASSLGAPMDVASSCSNNTVVSNGKDIEILLPTSS